From a region of the Helianthus annuus cultivar XRQ/B chromosome 5, HanXRQr2.0-SUNRISE, whole genome shotgun sequence genome:
- the LOC110941536 gene encoding 2-C-methyl-D-erythritol 4-phosphate cytidylyltransferase, chloroplastic, translated as MAILQVMSHLIPSSSPSSQIKQRTIPSTSLYLNHPGLSLSLSKRNSRRIRTTFKIACSAPSNQSSEEESVKEKSVSVVLLAGGKGKRMGASMPKQYLPLLGQPIALYSFYTFSRMPEVKEIVVVCDTSYQDIFEDAREKINVDLKFALPGKERQDSVYSGLQTIDLTSELVCIHDSARPLVTSSDVEKVLNDGLRVGASVLGVPAKATIKEGNSESFVVKTLDRKTLWEMQTPQVIKPELLKKGFELVNREGLEVTDDVSIVEHLKHPVYITQGSYTNIKVTTPDDLLLAERILNTDSFVPA; from the exons atggcgATTCTTCAAGTTATGTCGCACCTCATCCcatcttcttccccttcctcgcAGATTAAACAACGTACAATTCCCTCCACTTCTCTTTACCTCAATCATCCTGGATTGTCGTTGTCGTTAAGTAAAAGAAACTCTAGAAGAATTCGTACCACTTTTAAAATCGCTTGCTCTGCTCCTTCTAATCAG AGCTCTGAAGAAGAATCTGTTAAAGAGAAAAGTGTGTCAGTGGTTCTTCTCGCTGGAGGGAAGGGAAAAAGAATGGGT GCTAGCATGCCAAAGCAGTATCTTCCGCTTTTAGGCCAACCAATTGCTCTATATAG TTTCTACACTTTTTCACGGATGCCTGAGGTTAAGGAAATTGTTGTAGTTTGCGATACATCTTACCAGGACATATTTGAAG ATGCCAGAGAGAAGATCAATGTGGACCTGAAATTTGCATTGCCTGGCAAGGAAAGACAAGATTCCGTATACAGTGGACTTCAG ACAATTGATCTGACCTCTGAACTTGTATGCATCCATGATTCTGCAAGACCTTTGGTGACATCCAGTGATGTAGaaaag GTTCTGAATGATGGGTTGCGAGTTGGAGCATCAGTACTTGGTGTTCCTGCTAAAGCTACTATTAAAGAG GGAAATAGTGAATCATTTGTGGTGAAGACTTTGGACAGGAAGACACTTTGGGAAATGCAAACTCCACAG GTCATCAAGCCTGAGTTGCTGAAGAAAGGTTTTGAGCTTGTAAATAG AGAAGGCCTCGAAGTGACGGATGACGTGTCCATTGTTGAGCACCTCAAACATCCTGTATACATCACTCAAGGATCATATACTAACATTAAG GTTACAACTCCGGATGATTTATTACTTGCCGAGAGGATATTGAATACCGACTCATTTGTACCAGCTTAA